A single Lancefieldella parvula DSM 20469 DNA region contains:
- the purN gene encoding phosphoribosylglycinamide formyltransferase: protein MPIKLGVLLSGSGTNLQAIIDAIQAGKLDATIELVVSSRPSAYGLKRAEAAGLQTLTLSKETYEDPFVADMVIATELKRYDVDYVVMAGYMRKVGAPILESFPNRVLNLHPALLPSFRGAHAIQDAYEYGVKVTGVTVHLANADYDRGPIIAQRPVVVEEGWTVNQLEEAIHQVEHQLYPEVLRFFAQDRVHVEGKKVRIELGE, encoded by the coding sequence ATGCCGATTAAGCTTGGCGTTCTTCTTTCCGGCTCAGGTACCAACCTCCAGGCTATTATTGATGCCATCCAGGCTGGTAAGTTAGATGCAACTATTGAGCTGGTTGTTTCTTCTCGCCCCAGTGCATACGGCTTGAAGAGGGCAGAGGCAGCTGGCCTGCAAACCCTGACGCTTTCAAAAGAGACGTATGAGGATCCGTTTGTTGCAGACATGGTCATTGCGACCGAGCTCAAACGTTATGACGTTGATTACGTTGTTATGGCCGGTTATATGCGCAAAGTTGGCGCCCCTATTCTGGAGAGCTTCCCTAATCGCGTGCTCAATTTGCACCCGGCGCTGTTACCAAGTTTTCGCGGTGCACATGCTATTCAGGATGCATATGAGTACGGCGTCAAAGTGACGGGCGTTACCGTTCACCTAGCAAATGCTGATTATGACCGCGGACCTATCATCGCTCAGCGACCTGTTGTGGTTGAAGAGGGTTGGACCGTCAATCAGCTTGAAGAGGCAATTCACCAGGTAGAGCATCAGCTTTATCCAGAGGTTTTGCGGTTTTTTGCCCAGGACAGGGTTCACGTTGAGGGCAAAAAGGTTCGTATAGAGTTAGGCGAGTAA
- the purM gene encoding phosphoribosylformylglycinamidine cyclo-ligase has product MTTSADPTKQITYADAGVDVDEGARAVDAIKAAVATTTRPEVIGSLGGFGSCFSAAALKDMEEPVLVSGTDGVGTKLAIAQLLNRHNTVGEDLVAMCVDDIVPMGAEPLFFLDYVAVGKLKAGAVAEIVGGIAEGCRKSGCALVGGEMAEHPGVMNPDDYDLAGFVVGVVDKPKILGPEKVSEGDIILGLPSSGIHSNGYSLVRKVVIEGKTVEELNQPLEELNGESLADAVLRPTTIYAGGLLAALRAGAPIKAMAHITGGGITENLNRALPAHLDAEVDRGGEAGPAWSIPPVISYVSNAANLSLDEQYRTFNMGVGMALIVDMDDVDDVAEALSDQGFEPFIIGQIIPGTGKVVYNDAD; this is encoded by the coding sequence ATGACTACTTCCGCTGATCCAACCAAGCAGATTACTTACGCTGACGCAGGCGTTGACGTTGATGAGGGCGCCCGTGCGGTTGACGCCATTAAAGCTGCTGTTGCTACAACTACTCGCCCTGAGGTCATTGGTAGCCTGGGTGGTTTTGGCTCTTGTTTCTCGGCCGCTGCACTTAAGGACATGGAAGAGCCTGTGCTGGTTAGTGGTACTGATGGCGTTGGTACTAAGCTTGCTATTGCCCAGCTGCTTAACCGTCACAACACGGTAGGCGAGGACCTGGTTGCAATGTGCGTTGACGACATTGTTCCTATGGGTGCCGAGCCTCTGTTCTTCTTGGACTATGTAGCTGTGGGTAAGCTTAAGGCTGGAGCGGTCGCTGAGATTGTTGGCGGTATTGCAGAGGGTTGCCGTAAGAGTGGCTGCGCTCTGGTAGGTGGTGAGATGGCTGAGCATCCAGGCGTTATGAATCCCGACGATTATGATTTAGCTGGCTTTGTTGTAGGCGTTGTTGACAAACCAAAAATTTTAGGTCCCGAGAAGGTCAGCGAAGGTGACATTATTCTGGGACTTCCTTCTTCTGGTATCCATTCAAATGGATATTCCTTGGTGCGTAAAGTTGTTATCGAAGGCAAGACTGTTGAAGAGCTTAATCAGCCACTCGAGGAACTTAACGGTGAATCTCTTGCAGACGCTGTTTTGCGTCCAACCACTATTTATGCAGGTGGATTGCTTGCAGCTCTTCGTGCAGGAGCGCCTATCAAGGCTATGGCACATATTACTGGTGGCGGAATCACCGAGAACCTCAATCGCGCGCTACCAGCTCACCTTGATGCTGAGGTTGATCGTGGTGGGGAAGCTGGCCCTGCGTGGTCTATTCCGCCTGTTATCTCATATGTTTCTAACGCTGCAAACCTATCTCTTGATGAGCAGTATCGTACATTCAATATGGGTGTTGGCATGGCTCTTATTGTGGATATGGATGATGTTGACGATGTGGCGGAAGCTCTTTCTGATCAGGGATTTGAACCATTTATCATAGGCCAGATTATCCCAGGCACCGGAAAGGTGGTCTACAACGATGCCGATTAA
- a CDS encoding acyltransferase family protein, with the protein MARSAQIKLNDVATSRVNNLNFIRFIAALMVIVSHCYSVVLGGDAGSYLLQLTGDRLSPGGVSVGIFFLFGGFLIARSCEHYPEPKKFFSARVGRLFPELIFVVILTTFVLGPIFSTLSPVEYFTNPQTYKYLLNGALIMVHQLPGVFTNNPSGDVVNAALWTLPVEFICYILCFISYKLTKFDKKKFLLLSVPVFILAAVYYVKFSPFQLSVVRAVLLFYLGVLIWVLRDRVIISPILGLASIALWFVMVFRGIDNLAMLTVFPVACFYLAYGMGNHFSKFGTKFELSYGIYLWAFPIQQALVLYFPSWHPYTNALVAALLATFGAFVNHYVVTEPLRKYLKERRQKAHKEQKSSKE; encoded by the coding sequence ATGGCGAGAAGTGCCCAGATTAAACTGAACGACGTAGCAACATCGCGCGTTAATAACCTGAACTTTATAAGGTTTATTGCTGCGTTGATGGTCATTGTTTCTCACTGCTACTCAGTGGTCTTAGGCGGCGACGCTGGTAGTTATCTACTGCAGTTAACTGGGGATCGTTTGAGTCCAGGCGGCGTTTCTGTTGGTATCTTCTTCTTGTTTGGTGGATTTTTGATTGCTCGAAGTTGCGAGCATTACCCTGAACCAAAAAAGTTCTTCTCGGCACGTGTTGGTAGACTTTTCCCAGAACTCATATTTGTTGTGATTCTTACAACTTTTGTGTTGGGTCCAATATTCTCAACGCTTTCACCTGTGGAGTATTTTACTAATCCACAGACATATAAGTACCTGCTTAATGGTGCCTTAATAATGGTTCATCAGTTGCCAGGAGTGTTTACGAACAATCCTTCGGGTGATGTGGTTAATGCTGCACTGTGGACGCTTCCCGTTGAGTTTATTTGCTATATACTGTGTTTTATAAGCTATAAGCTCACCAAATTTGATAAGAAAAAGTTTTTGCTGCTCTCAGTACCTGTTTTTATACTGGCAGCAGTGTATTACGTGAAGTTTTCTCCGTTTCAACTAAGCGTTGTTCGTGCAGTACTTTTGTTTTATTTGGGCGTTTTAATTTGGGTACTTAGGGACCGAGTTATTATTTCACCTATTTTAGGCCTAGCATCGATTGCTCTGTGGTTTGTCATGGTTTTCCGTGGCATTGACAATCTTGCAATGCTTACAGTTTTCCCTGTTGCATGCTTTTATCTTGCGTACGGTATGGGCAATCACTTTAGTAAGTTTGGCACAAAGTTTGAGCTTTCCTATGGCATTTACCTTTGGGCTTTTCCAATTCAGCAAGCGCTAGTTCTGTATTTTCCATCATGGCACCCTTATACAAATGCGCTGGTTGCAGCTTTATTAGCAACTTTTGGGGCATTTGTTAATCATTATGTTGTAACCGAGCCGCTTAGAAAATATCTAAAAGAACGTCGTCAGAAGGCCCATAAAGAGCAGAAATCTTCCAAAGAATAA
- a CDS encoding flavin reductase, translating into MHEVDIKSLQLNPWSLFGDRWALITAGNECDGFNTMTAAWGHFGTLFSLRGGSLNTTICYIRPQRYTKVFMDSHDTYTLSFFPDTAEYKKKLAHLGARSGRDEDKVAHVGLTPKFLEGTTTFEEASLVFVCRKIYVDDLAEENFIDVGIVEKNYPLRDFHTRYIGEILKVYVAD; encoded by the coding sequence ATGCATGAGGTAGATATCAAGAGCCTGCAGCTCAACCCTTGGTCGCTTTTCGGCGACCGATGGGCGCTCATCACCGCCGGCAACGAGTGCGATGGCTTCAACACCATGACTGCGGCGTGGGGTCATTTCGGAACGCTCTTCAGCTTGCGGGGAGGCTCCCTCAATACCACTATCTGCTACATCCGTCCCCAGCGCTACACAAAGGTCTTCATGGACAGCCATGATACCTATACGCTCTCGTTTTTCCCCGACACGGCGGAATACAAGAAGAAGCTGGCCCACCTTGGCGCAAGATCAGGGCGCGATGAGGACAAGGTTGCCCACGTAGGCCTTACGCCCAAGTTCCTCGAGGGAACGACTACCTTCGAGGAGGCCAGCCTCGTCTTCGTGTGTCGCAAGATCTATGTGGATGATCTTGCCGAGGAAAACTTCATAGATGTCGGTATTGTCGAGAAGAACTACCCGCTTCGGGACTTCCATACCCGCTATATTGGCGAGATTCTCAAGGTCTACGTCGCCGATTAG
- the srtB gene encoding class B sortase translates to MESRNGKHFSSFAAADQPAEDNEVLKTSVEMIPMKSMVSSKKDSNKKKPGSKPAKKGFSNILSTILLIVGIALLIAAAIMFGKTQVDYYAQDVINQELAAYTTVPEKKDEAPVVDWAGLKAVNSQVVGWIQIPGSQINYPVYQTTDNEYYLHTNAKGEWSIGGQIFMDYENNPNGLIDQQTILYGHHMRNGSMFQFIGALNDQNTFNKVETIWYVTPTQTYELEPIFTYHTDEDDDEVRQFNFTSVDEFRSYLKDRLSRAVSSRSDAAEVISRTEHVLTLFTCNYTDQYGRTMLICVPKSEAQPKTQ, encoded by the coding sequence ATGGAATCAAGAAACGGCAAACATTTTTCATCATTTGCCGCTGCTGATCAGCCGGCTGAAGATAATGAAGTTTTAAAAACCTCTGTTGAAATGATACCTATGAAAAGCATGGTTTCGTCTAAAAAAGATAGCAATAAGAAAAAACCTGGTAGCAAGCCTGCCAAGAAAGGTTTTTCCAATATCCTTTCAACCATTTTATTGATAGTTGGAATTGCTCTCTTAATTGCTGCAGCTATTATGTTTGGAAAAACGCAGGTAGATTATTATGCTCAGGATGTTATTAATCAGGAGCTTGCAGCTTATACTACAGTTCCCGAGAAAAAAGACGAGGCTCCTGTTGTTGATTGGGCTGGTCTGAAGGCAGTGAACAGCCAAGTTGTTGGTTGGATTCAGATTCCTGGATCACAGATTAACTATCCTGTTTACCAGACTACGGATAATGAGTACTACCTCCACACCAACGCAAAGGGAGAGTGGTCTATCGGTGGCCAGATTTTTATGGACTACGAGAATAATCCAAATGGTTTAATTGATCAGCAGACTATTCTTTATGGTCACCATATGCGTAACGGTTCCATGTTTCAATTCATTGGTGCCTTGAACGACCAGAATACCTTTAATAAAGTTGAGACTATCTGGTATGTTACGCCTACTCAGACGTATGAGTTAGAGCCTATATTCACTTATCATACTGATGAGGATGACGATGAAGTCAGGCAGTTTAACTTTACTTCAGTGGATGAGTTTAGGTCTTATTTAAAGGATAGGCTTTCTAGAGCAGTAAGCTCTCGCTCAGATGCGGCTGAGGTTATTTCTCGCACCGAGCATGTTCTTACACTCTTTACCTGTAATTATACTGATCAATATGGTCGTACCATGCTCATCTGTGTTCCAAAGAGTGAGGCTCAGCCAAAGACTCAGTAG
- a CDS encoding SDR family NAD(P)-dependent oxidoreductase gives MRKSILLGNLECTLSATEGLVQRRSFVGKTALVTGASSGLGLEFSKIFAENGYDLVVVARNEGRLYQLKGDLEETYGITVWVCASDLSREGAALDVFDFCMEEGIAIDCLVNNAGFGDQGDFSNADWQRQHDMAQVNMVALMQMTKCFIKPMLERGGGKILNISSVAAFSAGPKMSVYYASKAFVRSFSEAVSEEVRGSGVTVTALCLGPAATGFEKAAGLEASKMFTFFRPASARDVVLSGYRAMMRGVTLRYYGAPTKLMNIGSRLVPRIVARKFAKYVNG, from the coding sequence GTGAGGAAGAGTATCCTTCTAGGTAACCTCGAGTGTACTTTGAGTGCGACCGAGGGGCTTGTTCAAAGGCGGTCATTTGTGGGTAAAACGGCTTTGGTTACGGGAGCGTCAAGCGGTCTTGGCCTTGAGTTCTCAAAGATCTTTGCGGAGAACGGCTACGACCTTGTAGTTGTCGCAAGAAATGAGGGTAGGCTCTATCAGCTCAAAGGCGACCTTGAAGAGACATATGGCATCACGGTCTGGGTCTGTGCCTCGGATCTCTCTCGGGAAGGTGCAGCCCTCGATGTCTTTGATTTTTGTATGGAAGAAGGCATCGCCATAGACTGCCTTGTCAACAATGCGGGTTTTGGGGACCAAGGCGACTTTTCAAATGCAGACTGGCAAAGGCAACACGACATGGCCCAGGTCAACATGGTGGCTCTGATGCAGATGACCAAATGCTTCATTAAGCCGATGCTTGAGCGGGGTGGCGGCAAGATATTGAACATCTCGTCCGTGGCGGCTTTTTCGGCAGGGCCGAAAATGTCTGTGTATTACGCGTCCAAAGCGTTCGTCCGCAGCTTTTCCGAAGCGGTCTCCGAGGAGGTGAGGGGAAGCGGCGTTACCGTAACCGCCCTCTGCCTCGGTCCTGCCGCCACGGGATTCGAAAAGGCAGCGGGGCTGGAGGCCTCCAAAATGTTCACCTTCTTCAGGCCTGCTTCAGCAAGGGATGTGGTCCTCTCCGGATATCGCGCGATGATGCGTGGGGTCACCTTAAGATACTACGGGGCCCCCACGAAGCTCATGAATATCGGCTCCCGTCTTGTTCCCCGCATCGTGGCAAGAAAGTTCGCAAAATACGTAAACGGATAG
- the purF gene encoding amidophosphoribosyltransferase, with protein sequence MELHEECGVFGVWAPDRDVARLTYFALHALQHRGQDSAGIAVGDGQTVLIRKDTGLVTEVFNNDDLNAMPGKVAIGHCRYGTAGAKGWESAQPHMSSIDETLIALAHNGTLVNFDSLREELSSRQISFRSNTDSEVAAQLIGYFTHQTHRLRTGIAATMNLIEGGYAMVLIRENALYAFRDPNGIRPLVLGYIGEKNQNNWVVASETCALDIVGATYVREVAPGEIIRISDNGLSSEMGLSPRQQADCIFEQVYFSRPDSIISGRSVYSVRHQMGRQLAKETPANVDLVIGVPDSGVPAAEGFAQELDVSFATGLIKNRYVARTFIQPTQQLRELGVRLKLNALSDVVADKRIVMVDDSVVRGTTSKQIVQLLRDAGATEVHVRSASPKVAWPCFYGIDTADQDQLVAAKMSTEEICEYIGADSLGFLSIEGLLACVPSRGYCESCFNGRYPVAIPKDFHGRFLPENTPDNLNPSFALKFDQVEQQLIDEGLMPSEQ encoded by the coding sequence ATGGAACTTCACGAGGAATGTGGCGTCTTTGGTGTATGGGCGCCTGACCGTGACGTTGCTCGACTCACTTATTTTGCGCTGCATGCGCTGCAGCATCGCGGGCAAGATTCCGCAGGTATAGCCGTTGGTGATGGGCAGACCGTGCTTATCAGAAAAGACACGGGCCTTGTAACTGAAGTTTTCAACAACGATGATCTCAACGCAATGCCAGGTAAAGTGGCTATCGGTCACTGTCGCTATGGTACCGCGGGCGCCAAAGGCTGGGAATCGGCTCAGCCGCACATGTCGTCCATCGATGAGACCCTCATTGCTCTGGCGCACAACGGCACTCTTGTTAACTTTGACTCCTTGCGGGAGGAACTATCTTCTCGCCAGATTTCCTTTAGATCAAACACGGATTCCGAGGTAGCGGCCCAGCTTATTGGCTACTTCACACATCAAACGCATCGACTGCGTACCGGCATTGCCGCAACTATGAACCTTATCGAGGGCGGCTATGCTATGGTGCTTATTCGTGAGAACGCTCTCTACGCGTTTAGGGATCCTAACGGTATTCGTCCGCTGGTACTTGGCTATATTGGCGAGAAGAACCAGAATAACTGGGTGGTTGCATCTGAGACATGTGCGCTGGATATTGTGGGTGCAACGTATGTACGTGAGGTTGCCCCTGGCGAAATTATTCGCATATCAGACAACGGTCTGTCTTCTGAGATGGGACTTTCTCCTCGTCAGCAGGCAGATTGTATTTTTGAACAGGTGTATTTCTCGCGCCCTGATTCTATTATTAGCGGTCGCTCAGTGTATTCTGTTCGTCATCAGATGGGTCGACAACTGGCAAAAGAAACACCAGCAAATGTTGATCTGGTAATTGGTGTACCGGATTCTGGCGTTCCTGCAGCCGAAGGTTTTGCACAAGAGTTGGACGTGTCATTTGCTACCGGCTTAATTAAAAACCGCTACGTTGCAAGGACGTTTATTCAACCTACACAGCAGCTTCGTGAGCTGGGTGTTCGACTCAAGCTCAATGCACTGTCCGACGTTGTTGCAGATAAGCGCATTGTGATGGTGGATGATTCGGTTGTTCGCGGCACTACCTCAAAGCAGATTGTTCAGCTGCTCAGAGATGCAGGAGCTACAGAAGTGCACGTCAGAAGCGCTTCTCCTAAGGTTGCGTGGCCATGCTTCTACGGTATTGATACTGCTGACCAAGATCAGCTTGTTGCAGCAAAAATGAGCACAGAGGAAATTTGCGAGTATATCGGTGCAGACTCTTTGGGCTTCTTAAGCATTGAAGGTCTGCTTGCATGCGTGCCATCAAGGGGTTATTGCGAGTCATGTTTTAATGGCAGGTATCCTGTAGCAATTCCAAAAGACTTCCATGGAAGGTTTTTGCCAGAAAACACACCAGACAATCTGAATCCGTCTTTTGCACTAAAATTTGACCAGGTAGAACAGCAGTTAATTGACGAGGGTCTTATGCCCTCAGAGCAGTAA